The proteins below come from a single Peromyscus leucopus breed LL Stock chromosome 13, UCI_PerLeu_2.1, whole genome shotgun sequence genomic window:
- the Fzd5 gene encoding frizzled-5: MARPDPSAPPSLLLLLLAQLVGRAAAASKAPVCQEITVPMCRGIGYNLTHMPNQFNHDTQDEAGLEVHQFWPLVEIHCSPDLRFFLCSMYTPICLPDYHKPLPPCRSVCERAKAGCSPLMRQYGFAWPERMSCDRLPVLGGDAEVLCMDYNRSEATTLSPKSFPAKPTLPGPPGAPSSGGECPSGGPSVCTCRDPFVPILKESHPLYNKVRTGQVPNCAVPCYQPSFSPDERTFATFWIGLWSVLCFISTSTTVATFLIDMERFRYPERPIIFLSACYLCVSLGFLVRLVVGHASVACSREHSHIHYETTGPALCTVVFLLVYFFGMASSIWWVILSLTWFLAAGMKWGNEAIAGYAQYFHLAAWLIPSVKSITALALSSVDGDPVAGICYVGNQNLNSLRGFVLGPLVLYLLVGTLFLLAGFVSLFRIRSVIKQGGTKTDKLEKLMIRIGIFTLLYTVPASIVVACYLYEQHYRESWEAALTCSCPGPDAGQPRAKPEYWVLMLKYFMCLVVGITSGVWIWSGKTLESWRRFTSRCCCSSGRGHKSGGAMAAGDYAEASAALTGRTGPPGPAAAAAAAYHKQVSLSHV; the protein is encoded by the coding sequence ATGGCTCGGCCCGACCCGTCCGCGCCGccctcgctgctgctgctgctgctggcgcaGCTGGTGGGCCGGGCAGCGGCCGCCTCCAAGGCTCCGGTGTGCCAGGAAATCACGGTGCCCATGTGCCGAGGCATAGGCTACAACCTGACGCACATGCCCAACCAGTTCAACCACGACACGCAGGACGAGGCAGGCCTGGAGGTGCACCAATTCTGGCCGCTGGTGGAGATCCACTGCTCACCGGACCTGCGCTTCTTCCTGTGCTCCATGTACACACCCATCTGCTTGCCCGACTACCACAAGCCGCTGCCACCGTGCCGCTCCGTGTGCGAGCGCGCCAAGGCCGGCTGCTCGCCTCTCATGCGCCAGTACGGCTTCGCCTGGCCGGAGCGCATGAGCTGCGACCGTCTCCCTGTGCTGGGTGGCGACGCCGAGGTTCTGTGCATGGATTATAACCGAAGCGAAGCCACCACCTTGTCCCCCAAGTCCTTCCCGGCAAAGCCCACCCTCCCAGGCCCACCAGGGGCGCCATCTTCCGGGGGTGAGTGTCCCTCGGGAGGTCCATCTGTATGCACTTGCCGTGACCCCTTCGTGCCCATCCTGAAGGAGTCCCACCCTCTCTACAACAAGGTGCGCACCGGCCAGGTGCCCAACTGTGCAGTGCCCTGCTACCAGCCGTCCTTCAGCCCCGACGAGCGCACGTTCGCCACCTTCTGGATTGGCCTGTGGTCTGTGCTGTGCTTTATCTCCACATCCACCACCGTTGCCACCTTCCTCATCGACATGGAACGATTCCGCTACCCTGAGCGCCCCATCATCTTCTTGTCTGCGTGCTACCTGTGTGTGTCCCTGGGATTCCTGGTGCGCCTGGTCGTGGGCCATGCCAGCGTCGCCTGCAGCCGCGAGCACAGCCACATCCACTATGAGACTACTGGCCCTGCCCTCTGCACGGTTGTCTTCCTCCTGGTCTACTTCTTTGGCATGGCCAGCTCCATCTGGTGGGTCATCCTGTCGCTCACCTGGTTCTTGGCGGCTGGCATGAAGTGGGGCAACGAAGCCATTGCGGGCTATGCCCAGTACTTCCATCTTGCTGCCTGGCTCATCCCCAGCGTCAAGTCCATTACAGCGTTGGCACTAAGCTCGGTGGACGGTGACCCGGTGGCCGGCATCTGCTATGTGGGCAACCAAAACCTGAACTCACTGCGTGGCTTCGTCTTGGGCCCGCTGGTGCTCTACCTGCTGGTGGGCACGCTCTTCCTGCTGGCGGGCTTCGTGTCGCTCTTCCGCATCCGGAGCGTCATCAAGCAGGGTGGCACTAAGACAGACAAGCTGGAGAAGCTCATGATCCGCATCGGCATCTTCACCCTGCTCTACACGGTGCCAGCCAGCATTGTGGTGGCCTGCTACCTGTATGAGCAGCACTACCGGGAGAGCTGGGAGGCGGCCCTCACCTGCTCGTGCCCGGGACCCGACGCTGGTCAGCCCCGTGCCAAACCTGAGTACTGGGTGCTCATGCTCAAGTACTTCATGTGCCTGGTGGTGGGCATCACGTCGGGAGTCTGGATCTGGTCCGGCAAGACCCTGGAGTCTTGGCGGCGCTTCACCAGCCGCTGCTGCTGCAGCTCAGGGCGGGGCCACAAGAGCGGGGGCGCAATGGCCGCAGGGGACTATGCGGAGGCCAGCGCCGCGCTCACCGGCAGGACCGGGCCGCcgggccccgccgccgccgccgccgccgcctacCACAAGCAAGTGTCCCTGTCGCATGTCTAG